Proteins co-encoded in one Halorussus vallis genomic window:
- a CDS encoding type II/IV secretion system ATPase subunit yields MTEHGTAQIQDDLREVAMRRPHLRDYLKRFKQFTGEFPRLIDEPSGEWEADKPNVIYPVGGPIYCHVYGDVGQDTEYYAVEPELSGTEQELFGKVRSQILEKSVLKPAPTNESEYDDRIEELLDDTVLINDGNNPAGKKGLQNLSPQQLVQWLKDVSYNDFKKGIRTFSTEDIVRVVKDVTNIGTYEVSEQTYENIRYRLNRDIVGFGPLEPIMRDPANEDIHVIGPHETYVDHGTYGMLGTSVDFETNSRFDNWLRNMGERIGDPVSDSDPIVDSTLPDGSRINIIYSDDVSLKGPSLTIRQGEGTPLSVAQITKWGTLSPKLAAYLWLCLENEQTVFVVGETASGKTTTLNCIMSFIPRDAKIYTAEDTAEVLPPHDTWQQLLTREGGGEDSSDVDMFDLVAAALRSRPDYIIVGEVRGEEGRMAFQAAQTGHPVMLTFHASDIVSMIQRFTGDPINIPETFMDNADVALFQNRVKQGDDVLRRVTSVQEIEGYSKEMGGVVTRQAFYWDPVEDEIVFQGMNNSYVLEEQIATLLGYENTRDIYNELDFRAEIMERMIGENVLGYHEVNEAITSFQRDGVDGLPFDIHRSI; encoded by the coding sequence ATGACAGAACACGGGACCGCTCAGATTCAAGACGACCTTCGGGAGGTGGCCATGCGGCGGCCGCACCTGCGGGACTATCTGAAGCGATTCAAACAGTTCACCGGGGAGTTCCCCCGCCTCATCGACGAACCCAGCGGCGAATGGGAGGCCGACAAGCCCAACGTCATCTACCCGGTGGGCGGTCCCATCTACTGTCACGTCTACGGCGATGTGGGTCAGGACACCGAGTACTACGCGGTCGAACCCGAGCTCTCGGGCACCGAACAGGAACTGTTCGGCAAGGTCCGGAGCCAGATTCTCGAAAAGAGCGTCCTCAAGCCGGCGCCGACGAACGAGTCGGAGTACGACGACCGCATCGAGGAACTGCTCGACGACACGGTGCTCATCAACGACGGGAACAACCCCGCCGGAAAGAAAGGGCTCCAGAACCTCTCGCCCCAGCAGTTGGTCCAGTGGCTCAAGGACGTCTCCTACAACGATTTCAAGAAGGGCATCCGGACGTTCTCGACCGAGGACATCGTCCGGGTCGTCAAGGACGTCACGAACATCGGCACCTACGAGGTGTCCGAACAGACCTACGAGAACATCCGGTACCGGCTGAACCGCGACATCGTCGGCTTCGGACCGCTCGAACCCATCATGCGCGACCCGGCGAACGAGGACATTCACGTCATCGGTCCCCACGAGACGTACGTCGACCACGGCACGTACGGCATGCTCGGGACGAGCGTCGACTTCGAGACGAACTCCCGGTTCGACAACTGGCTTCGCAACATGGGCGAGCGAATCGGTGACCCCGTGAGCGACTCCGACCCCATCGTCGACTCGACGCTGCCCGACGGGTCGCGTATCAACATCATCTACTCCGACGACGTGAGCCTGAAGGGGCCGAGCCTCACCATCCGTCAGGGCGAGGGGACGCCGCTGTCGGTGGCCCAGATTACCAAGTGGGGCACGCTATCGCCGAAGCTTGCGGCGTACCTCTGGCTCTGCCTGGAGAACGAACAGACGGTGTTCGTCGTCGGGGAGACGGCGTCCGGCAAGACCACGACGCTGAACTGTATCATGTCGTTCATCCCCCGGGACGCCAAAATCTACACCGCGGAGGACACCGCCGAGGTGCTGCCGCCCCACGACACGTGGCAACAACTCCTCACTCGGGAGGGCGGCGGCGAGGACTCCTCGGACGTCGACATGTTCGACCTGGTCGCGGCCGCGCTACGTTCGCGCCCCGACTACATCATCGTGGGTGAGGTTCGTGGTGAAGAGGGTCGGATGGCGTTCCAGGCGGCCCAGACCGGCCACCCCGTGATGCTGACGTTCCACGCGAGCGACATCGTCTCGATGATCCAGCGGTTCACCGGCGACCCCATCAACATCCCCGAGACGTTCATGGACAACGCCGACGTGGCGCTGTTCCAGAACCGGGTCAAGCAGGGCGACGACGTGCTCCGGCGGGTGACCTCGGTCCAGGAGATCGAGGGCTACTCGAAGGAGATGGGCGGCGTCGTCACCCGGCAGGCGTTCTACTGGGACCCCGTCGAGGACGAGATCGTCTTCCAGGGGATGAACAACTCCTACGTGCTCGAAGAGCAGATCGCGACCCTGCTGGGCTACGAGAACACGCGGGACATCTACAACGAACTCGACTTCCGCGCCGAGATAATGGAGCGGATGATCGGGGAGAACGTGCTGGGCTACCACGAAGTCAACGAGGCGATCACCTCGTTCCAGCGCGACGGCGTCGACGGCCTGCCGTTCGACATCCACCGCTCCATCTGA
- a CDS encoding ATPase domain-containing protein gives MTHDNLYSLGLEDHDRLNNELGGGIPRGSIVLIEGDYGAGKSAMSQRFSYGLCETGHSVTLLSTELTIGGFIDQMHSLSYGVEDHLLNENLLFLHADVDTGGGRLTAPNDPEEEGNRKELLNRLMNAEVMWQADAIIIDTFDAILRNDPMFEALIRQNEERQAALEIISFFRDLVSQGQVIVLTVDPSTVDEEAIGPFRAIADVFMELQMVEVGNDVRRNISVKRFAGMGEQVGDTIGYSVRADAGIVIESRSVA, from the coding sequence ATGACTCACGACAACCTCTACTCGCTCGGCCTCGAAGACCACGACCGGCTCAACAACGAACTGGGCGGCGGCATCCCCCGCGGTTCCATCGTCCTCATCGAGGGCGACTACGGTGCCGGAAAGTCGGCGATGAGCCAGCGATTCAGCTACGGCCTCTGCGAAACCGGCCACTCGGTCACGCTGCTGTCGACCGAACTGACGATCGGCGGCTTCATCGACCAGATGCACTCGCTGTCGTACGGCGTCGAGGACCACCTGTTGAACGAGAACTTACTGTTCCTCCACGCCGACGTGGACACCGGCGGCGGTCGGCTGACCGCGCCCAACGACCCCGAGGAGGAGGGCAACCGCAAGGAACTGCTCAACCGGCTGATGAACGCCGAGGTGATGTGGCAGGCCGACGCCATCATCATCGACACCTTCGACGCCATCCTGCGAAACGACCCCATGTTCGAGGCGCTCATCCGGCAGAACGAGGAGCGTCAGGCCGCCCTGGAGATCATCTCGTTCTTCCGCGACCTCGTCTCGCAGGGCCAGGTCATCGTGCTCACGGTCGACCCCTCGACGGTCGACGAGGAGGCCATCGGCCCGTTCCGGGCCATCGCCGACGTGTTCATGGAACTCCAGATGGTCGAGGTCGGCAACGACGTTCGCCGCAACATCTCCGTCAAGCGGTTCGCCGGGATGGGCGAGCAGGTCGGCGACACTATCGGGTACTCCGTCCGCGCCGACGCCGGTATCGTCATCGAGAGCCGTAGCGTCGCCTAA
- a CDS encoding flagellar protein G, which yields MASVSTSHLILFIASLLIAASVAGTFTQGVQRLSSALGERSVDISGDVRTDISIISDPGSGAVYDGSDTITVLVKNTGSRDLEAAPDQIDVLVNGQYQANVQIEVVDGTAWTVGNVARITIEYGGTLDSNQDYRVAVQVNEDQEILRFRT from the coding sequence ATGGCGAGCGTCTCGACCTCCCACCTCATCCTGTTCATCGCCAGCCTCCTCATCGCGGCCAGCGTCGCCGGGACGTTCACGCAGGGGGTCCAGCGACTCTCCTCCGCGTTGGGGGAGCGAAGCGTCGACATCAGCGGGGACGTTCGTACCGACATTTCGATAATCAGCGACCCCGGAAGCGGCGCGGTTTACGATGGTAGTGACACGATCACCGTGCTGGTCAAGAATACCGGGTCGCGCGACCTGGAAGCGGCGCCAGACCAGATAGACGTGCTCGTGAACGGGCAGTATCAGGCGAACGTGCAGATAGAAGTAGTCGACGGCACGGCGTGGACCGTCGGCAACGTCGCTCGAATCACCATCGAATACGGTGGGACTCTCGATTCCAACCAGGACTACCGCGTTGCGGTGCAGGTGAACGAAGACCAGGAGATACTCAGGTTCAGAACATGA
- a CDS encoding flagellin: MGFSVSGATVILFLGIFACFGIAYTAANNGAEMVGAAYEDTTDKALTTQNTAISIASANTGSDSKTLSVKVNNTGSTTLSVDDTDILIDGNYTGHDKMDPLTVGGNAETNLWLPGETLRFTITLDWEPSRVKVVTENGVAASAEVQ, translated from the coding sequence ATGGGATTCAGCGTTAGCGGTGCGACGGTGATCCTGTTCCTCGGGATATTCGCCTGCTTCGGCATTGCGTACACGGCGGCGAACAACGGCGCCGAGATGGTCGGCGCCGCCTACGAGGACACCACCGACAAGGCGCTGACTACGCAGAACACGGCAATCAGCATCGCGAGCGCGAACACTGGATCGGACTCTAAGACTCTAAGCGTGAAAGTCAACAACACCGGGTCCACGACGCTGTCGGTCGATGACACCGACATACTTATAGATGGAAATTACACCGGTCATGATAAGATGGACCCGCTCACTGTCGGTGGAAATGCAGAGACCAACCTCTGGCTCCCCGGCGAAACCCTCCGCTTTACCATCACGCTCGATTGGGAACCCTCGCGCGTGAAGGTCGTGACGGAGAACGGCGTTGCCGCGTCGGCGGAGGTGCAGTAA
- a CDS encoding FlaD/FlaE family flagellar protein: MKLIGLSDQFVHLFGTGMVAMGIMDFMDEEEGESADADGGGSDDDLFGDGMGDGMDDGIDDGMDDFGGMDDGMGGGMDGGMDDWADGGDDEFAMGGGGGPTQELENRIDDLENEVAEISSTVGTVRSENEQISSKVDDTEENVRKLLEIYEMVTRGVNPFVDDVQGGEFGGGGALGGDGGSFGLFDGDAEEEDDGDLDSDVANAEAESFFDDDFDEDDDLEDDDFDEMDAGDDLGFDSPDEELDDLDAEADDGEDAGGGQAGGSTFQELKEEYESGEADWADGEGDASPDDDLDDDLDIDSDPVAVDDEPDDGEFEFEQPAEAEAATPVQSNSSGLDSKPYLVALPSGYVSDLVVMEWLEFLVTEFGADDAVRTITYYGDIGWISDSVEEELLAFVSGFADVDEVDAEETGPATLEIDDHIQSLTFLSQLTGDAVQRKIVEHCAQIRGGRDGIQR; the protein is encoded by the coding sequence ATGAAACTTATCGGTCTCAGCGACCAGTTCGTTCACCTCTTTGGAACGGGGATGGTCGCGATGGGTATCATGGATTTCATGGACGAGGAAGAAGGTGAGAGCGCCGACGCCGATGGCGGCGGTAGTGATGACGACCTGTTCGGAGACGGTATGGGCGACGGAATGGACGACGGTATCGACGACGGGATGGACGACTTCGGCGGCATGGACGACGGCATGGGTGGCGGCATGGACGGCGGCATGGACGACTGGGCCGACGGCGGCGACGACGAGTTCGCCATGGGCGGCGGTGGCGGCCCGACCCAGGAACTCGAGAACCGCATCGACGACCTCGAAAACGAGGTCGCCGAGATCTCCTCGACGGTCGGGACGGTCAGGAGCGAGAACGAACAGATCAGTTCGAAGGTCGACGACACGGAGGAGAACGTCCGGAAGCTGTTGGAGATCTACGAGATGGTCACCCGCGGCGTCAACCCCTTCGTCGACGACGTACAGGGCGGCGAGTTCGGCGGCGGCGGGGCCCTCGGCGGAGACGGTGGAAGCTTCGGGCTGTTCGACGGCGACGCCGAGGAGGAAGACGACGGCGACCTCGACTCGGACGTCGCCAACGCCGAAGCCGAGAGCTTCTTCGACGACGACTTCGACGAGGACGACGATCTCGAGGACGACGACTTCGACGAGATGGACGCGGGAGACGACCTCGGCTTCGACAGCCCAGACGAGGAACTGGACGACCTGGACGCGGAGGCCGACGACGGCGAGGACGCCGGCGGCGGTCAGGCCGGTGGCTCGACGTTCCAGGAACTCAAGGAGGAGTACGAGTCCGGCGAAGCCGACTGGGCCGACGGGGAGGGTGACGCCTCTCCGGACGACGACCTCGACGACGACCTGGACATCGACTCCGACCCGGTCGCGGTGGACGACGAACCCGACGACGGCGAGTTCGAGTTCGAACAGCCCGCGGAGGCCGAAGCCGCGACCCCCGTGCAGTCGAACTCCTCGGGGCTGGACAGCAAGCCGTACCTCGTGGCGCTCCCGAGCGGCTACGTCTCGGACCTCGTCGTGATGGAGTGGCTGGAGTTCTTGGTCACGGAGTTCGGCGCCGACGACGCCGTGCGGACCATCACCTACTACGGCGACATCGGGTGGATCAGCGACTCGGTCGAGGAGGAACTGCTGGCGTTCGTGAGCGGGTTCGCCGACGTGGACGAGGTCGACGCCGAGGAGACGGGACCCGCGACGCTCGAAATCGACGACCACATCCAGAGTCTCACCTTCCTGAGCCAGCTGACCGGCGACGCCGTCCAGCGGAAGATCGTCGAACACTGCGCGCAGATCCGAGGTGGGCGCGATGGGATTCAGCGTTAG
- a CDS encoding CheR family methyltransferase: MSLESDAFDRLVRYVEAELGFVTSYYDDSYLDRRISSRMRRAGTEDYAAYHDLLTEDHDEQEALLDAFSVNVTSFFRNPKVWEEVRSVLRALSDESGRHERIRLWSAACSDGREPYSMAMLALDDPEIDADRIEITATDIDREILAAARQGVYESTRTTDVGEQLAPLSEYDRFIEREGDRFAVADRVKDLVTFQRHDLISGEPKSNFDLVVCRNLFIYIDTEHKQPILQTVTRSLRDGGYLVIGKTETLPDQLKSSFDSVDRRLRIYRKTDSI, translated from the coding sequence GTGAGCCTCGAATCCGACGCCTTCGACCGACTGGTCCGGTACGTCGAGGCGGAACTGGGGTTCGTCACCAGCTACTACGACGACTCCTACCTCGACCGGCGCATCTCCTCTCGGATGCGGCGCGCGGGCACGGAGGACTATGCGGCGTACCACGACCTGTTGACCGAGGACCACGACGAGCAGGAGGCGTTGCTCGACGCGTTCTCGGTCAACGTCACCAGCTTCTTCCGGAATCCGAAGGTCTGGGAGGAGGTGCGGTCGGTGCTTCGCGCGCTCTCCGATGAGAGCGGTCGTCACGAGCGGATTCGGCTCTGGAGCGCGGCGTGTTCGGACGGCCGCGAACCGTACTCGATGGCGATGCTGGCGCTCGACGACCCCGAAATCGACGCCGACCGGATCGAAATCACCGCGACCGACATCGACCGGGAGATACTCGCGGCCGCGCGCCAGGGCGTCTACGAGAGTACGCGGACGACCGACGTCGGCGAACAGCTCGCGCCGCTGTCGGAGTACGACCGGTTCATCGAGCGCGAGGGCGACCGCTTCGCGGTCGCCGACCGCGTGAAGGACCTGGTGACGTTCCAGCGCCACGACCTCATCAGCGGCGAGCCCAAGTCGAACTTCGACCTCGTCGTCTGTCGCAACCTCTTCATCTACATCGACACCGAACACAAACAGCCCATCCTCCAGACGGTCACCCGCTCGCTCCGCGACGGGGGATACCTCGTCATCGGGAAGACCGAGACGCTCCCCGACCAACTGAAGTCGTCGTTCGACTCGGTCGACCGTCGGCTCCGAATATACAGGAAAACGGACAGCATCTGA
- a CDS encoding chemotaxis protein CheD, with translation MTAEHQSVAAADRVKVGVAELAVAAGDTLVTTSGLGSCVGIAVADPPAKIAGLAHVMLPVESGSEPPTKPAKSVPTGVARLLDAVEEAGGHPARFEAKLAGGSQMLDFSGVGEAVGERNVERTREALEDGDVPIVAEDVGGSHGRSLVLNPSAWTLTVTSAHEGVVEL, from the coding sequence ATGACCGCCGAACACCAATCGGTCGCGGCCGCCGACCGGGTCAAGGTCGGCGTCGCGGAGTTGGCGGTCGCCGCCGGCGACACGCTCGTGACGACCAGCGGACTCGGCTCCTGCGTCGGCATCGCCGTGGCCGACCCGCCGGCGAAGATCGCCGGACTGGCCCACGTCATGCTCCCGGTCGAGTCGGGGTCCGAACCGCCGACCAAACCGGCGAAGTCGGTGCCGACCGGCGTCGCCCGACTGCTCGACGCCGTCGAGGAAGCCGGCGGACATCCAGCCCGCTTCGAGGCCAAGCTCGCCGGCGGGAGCCAGATGCTCGACTTCTCGGGCGTCGGCGAGGCGGTCGGCGAGCGCAACGTCGAGCGCACCCGCGAGGCGCTCGAAGACGGCGACGTGCCGATCGTCGCCGAGGACGTCGGCGGCAGTCACGGCCGGTCGCTGGTGCTGAACCCGAGCGCGTGGACGCTCACGGTCACGAGCGCTCACGAGGGAGTGGTGGAACTGTGA
- a CDS encoding chemotaxis protein CheC, with translation MNVNIESLGTFNRTAQEGAERAAANLTGMTGIETAVDVTKVSLACNDPLVAEGDRAFGGDRAGRDAERVGVAIDFEDGISGGSLLSFSHDSVETLLEALLAGAEFSESAICEVGNVVTSGFIDAWADRLETTVDISPPEYVEGSPEELADAAGFDPDRALVFESRVGAVGEELDVAFHMFPEAESMETILADGDAVPVEKLRTLREMARSGAATASESVTMMTGIETEVEVTTLDFVPVENVPRQLSDRQCVGVVLAFEETLGGYILILFDEPSAREVVAALVPGTDEVCSFEGVERSAMQEIGNVMTSSFVDGWANVLDTTIDISPPQFVHDMGSAVADSVVARLGQRQEFAFLFDATLRAADREFDCGVYALPEQGELSSLLGDLEAGATAERKTNAGRLEP, from the coding sequence ATGAACGTCAACATCGAATCGCTCGGAACGTTCAACCGGACGGCCCAGGAGGGCGCCGAACGCGCCGCCGCGAACCTCACCGGCATGACGGGCATCGAGACGGCCGTGGACGTGACGAAGGTTTCGCTGGCCTGCAACGACCCGTTAGTTGCCGAGGGCGACCGGGCGTTCGGCGGCGACCGCGCGGGTCGCGACGCCGAGCGAGTCGGCGTCGCCATCGACTTCGAGGACGGCATCTCCGGCGGGTCGTTGCTCTCGTTCAGCCACGACAGCGTCGAGACGCTCCTCGAAGCGCTGTTGGCCGGCGCGGAGTTCTCCGAGAGCGCCATCTGCGAGGTCGGCAACGTCGTCACCAGCGGGTTCATCGACGCCTGGGCCGACCGACTCGAGACGACCGTCGACATCTCTCCGCCCGAGTACGTCGAGGGGTCGCCGGAGGAACTCGCCGACGCCGCCGGATTCGACCCCGACCGGGCGCTGGTCTTCGAGAGCCGCGTCGGCGCGGTCGGCGAGGAACTGGACGTGGCGTTTCACATGTTCCCCGAGGCCGAGTCGATGGAGACTATTCTGGCCGACGGCGACGCCGTCCCCGTCGAGAAACTCCGGACGCTTCGGGAGATGGCCCGGTCCGGCGCGGCGACCGCCTCCGAATCCGTCACCATGATGACCGGAATCGAAACCGAGGTGGAGGTCACCACGCTCGACTTCGTCCCGGTCGAGAACGTCCCTCGACAGCTCTCCGACAGGCAGTGCGTCGGGGTCGTCCTCGCCTTCGAGGAGACGCTCGGTGGCTACATACTCATCCTGTTCGACGAGCCCTCCGCGCGCGAAGTCGTCGCGGCGCTGGTCCCCGGCACCGACGAGGTCTGCTCGTTCGAGGGGGTCGAGCGCAGCGCGATGCAGGAGATCGGCAACGTGATGACCAGCAGTTTCGTCGACGGGTGGGCCAACGTGCTCGACACCACCATCGACATCTCCCCGCCGCAGTTCGTCCACGACATGGGGTCGGCCGTCGCCGACTCCGTGGTCGCGCGCCTCGGCCAGCGACAGGAGTTCGCGTTCCTGTTCGACGCCACCCTCCGGGCGGCCGACCGCGAGTTCGACTGCGGGGTGTACGCCCTGCCCGAGCAGGGCGAACTCTCGTCGCTGTTGGGCGATCTGGAAGCCGGCGCGACCGCCGAGCGAAAGACGAACGCGGGGCGGCTCGAACCATGA
- a CDS encoding chemotaxis protein CheC, translating into MSQGETTDLKVDIRKLNLFNQMAKEGANTVAAHLNQMTGMETEMEITKINFLAIEDIKTHVGHEKQVGIHIELVEPPHGYILFLFSAKSAKNLASGMLGGESSSSKGFSDMERSAVQEIGNIMTSGFIDGWANVLDTTIDISTPKFTYGAGSRMVGSLVGSRPDDMALVFDSQVHARDADVAVKVYTFPELAELVQLMQRIEI; encoded by the coding sequence ATGAGCCAAGGAGAAACTACGGATTTGAAAGTCGACATTCGGAAGCTGAATCTCTTCAACCAGATGGCCAAGGAGGGCGCGAACACGGTCGCGGCCCACCTCAACCAGATGACGGGGATGGAGACGGAGATGGAGATAACGAAGATCAACTTCCTCGCGATAGAGGACATCAAGACCCACGTCGGCCACGAGAAGCAGGTCGGCATCCACATCGAACTGGTCGAACCGCCCCACGGCTACATCCTCTTTCTGTTCAGCGCCAAGAGCGCGAAGAACCTCGCGTCCGGCATGCTGGGCGGCGAGTCGTCGTCCTCGAAGGGGTTCTCTGACATGGAGCGCTCGGCGGTCCAGGAGATCGGCAATATCATGACCAGCGGGTTCATCGACGGGTGGGCCAACGTGCTCGACACCACCATTGACATCTCGACGCCGAAGTTCACCTACGGCGCGGGGTCGCGGATGGTCGGGAGCCTCGTCGGGTCGCGACCCGACGACATGGCGCTCGTGTTCGACTCGCAGGTCCACGCCCGCGACGCCGACGTCGCGGTGAAGGTGTACACCTTCCCGGAACTGGCCGAACTCGTCCAACTGATGCAGCGGATAGAGATATGA
- the cheA gene encoding chemotaxis protein CheA, whose protein sequence is MEDYLQEFIRESEENITELNNSLLELEDDPSDEAAMDSIFRTAHTLKGNFGAMGFQSESDLAHAIEDLLDEIRQGRMAVSPEVMDLVFGGVDRIDSALDEIEAEGESTAEHDATIAEIRGVIQQGGATSADEGSAGSSDESDDAPDAGADDAASEVDASAPDAGEAPDASADGDAVAAALAEFEDPAGLADVEEAVFHVAVDMGDSQMKGVDGMFALQGLSDDLDLLGAVPDVDAVNDGEYDDGFDVFVATESAGEVEAVVGSVGKIESGTVSPVAAEDIAAATDAAAERAAEEAAANDSASSSDDAESPSDDSDKEGKIEEIQSVRVDVDQLDDLHGQVEQLVTSRIKLRRSVEQAQLGSAEDHLDELDKITSSLQDTVMDMRLVPLKKVVNKFPRLVRDLARSQEKDIDFEMEGTDIELDRTILDEISDPLMHLLRNAVDHGIESPDEREAADKPREGTVRLRGFRDRDRVTIEVEDDGGGIDPDGIRAKAVEKGIMSREEADELEDEEAQMLIFHAGFSTTEEITDVSGRGVGMDVVQDTVSRLDGAIEVDSEPGEGTTISLSLPVTVAIVKVLFVQSGDEEYGIPIKNVDEIRRMESVKTVEGEEVITHDDTVYPLIRLGDALGVPGETRNGDGMLVRVKESERQVAIHCDAVSRQEEVVVKPFEGILSGIPGLSGAAVLGEGDVVTILDVETL, encoded by the coding sequence ATGGAGGACTATTTACAGGAGTTCATACGAGAGAGCGAAGAGAACATCACTGAGTTGAACAACTCGCTGCTCGAACTCGAGGACGACCCGAGCGACGAGGCGGCGATGGATTCCATCTTCCGCACGGCGCACACGCTGAAGGGCAACTTCGGCGCGATGGGGTTCCAGAGCGAGAGCGACCTCGCCCACGCCATCGAGGACCTGCTCGACGAGATTCGGCAGGGCCGGATGGCGGTGTCCCCCGAAGTGATGGACCTGGTGTTCGGCGGCGTCGACCGCATCGACAGCGCGCTCGACGAGATCGAGGCCGAGGGCGAGTCGACGGCCGAACACGACGCCACCATCGCCGAGATACGCGGCGTCATCCAGCAGGGCGGCGCGACGTCGGCCGACGAGGGTTCGGCCGGGTCGTCCGACGAGAGCGACGACGCTCCGGACGCCGGCGCCGACGACGCGGCCTCGGAGGTCGACGCGTCGGCCCCTGACGCGGGCGAAGCCCCGGATGCGAGCGCCGACGGCGACGCCGTCGCCGCCGCGCTCGCGGAGTTCGAAGACCCCGCCGGACTCGCCGACGTCGAGGAGGCGGTGTTCCACGTCGCCGTCGACATGGGCGACAGCCAGATGAAGGGCGTCGACGGCATGTTCGCGCTCCAGGGGTTGAGCGACGACCTCGACCTGCTGGGCGCGGTCCCCGACGTCGACGCGGTCAACGACGGCGAGTACGACGACGGCTTCGACGTGTTCGTTGCCACCGAGAGCGCGGGCGAGGTCGAGGCGGTCGTCGGCTCGGTCGGCAAGATCGAGTCGGGGACCGTCTCGCCGGTCGCCGCCGAGGACATCGCGGCTGCGACCGACGCTGCCGCCGAACGCGCTGCCGAGGAAGCCGCCGCGAACGACTCGGCGTCGTCGTCCGACGACGCCGAGTCGCCCTCGGACGACTCCGACAAGGAGGGCAAGATAGAGGAGATTCAGTCGGTTCGGGTCGACGTCGACCAACTCGACGACCTCCACGGACAGGTCGAACAGCTCGTGACCAGCCGAATCAAGCTCCGGCGGTCGGTCGAGCAGGCCCAACTGGGTTCGGCCGAGGACCACCTCGACGAACTCGACAAGATCACCTCGAGCCTGCAGGACACCGTGATGGACATGCGGCTGGTGCCGCTGAAGAAGGTCGTCAACAAGTTCCCGCGGCTGGTTCGGGACCTCGCGCGCTCCCAGGAGAAGGACATCGACTTCGAGATGGAGGGCACCGACATCGAACTCGACCGCACCATCCTCGACGAGATCAGCGACCCGCTGATGCACCTGCTCCGGAACGCGGTCGACCACGGCATCGAGTCCCCCGACGAGCGCGAGGCGGCGGACAAGCCCCGCGAGGGCACCGTCCGACTTCGAGGGTTCCGCGACCGCGACCGCGTGACCATCGAGGTCGAGGACGACGGCGGCGGCATCGACCCCGACGGCATCCGAGCGAAGGCCGTCGAGAAGGGAATCATGAGCCGCGAGGAGGCCGACGAACTCGAGGACGAGGAGGCCCAGATGCTCATCTTCCACGCGGGCTTCTCGACCACTGAGGAGATCACCGACGTGAGCGGTCGGGGCGTCGGCATGGACGTCGTCCAGGACACCGTCTCGCGACTCGACGGCGCCATCGAGGTCGACAGCGAACCCGGCGAGGGCACGACCATCAGCCTCTCGCTGCCGGTGACCGTCGCCATCGTGAAGGTGCTGTTCGTCCAGTCGGGCGACGAGGAGTACGGCATCCCCATCAAGAACGTCGACGAGATTCGCCGGATGGAGTCGGTCAAGACCGTCGAAGGCGAGGAGGTCATCACCCACGACGACACGGTCTACCCGCTCATCCGACTCGGCGATGCGCTGGGGGTCCCCGGCGAAACCCGGAACGGCGACGGGATGCTCGTCCGGGTCAAGGAGTCCGAGCGCCAGGTCGCCATCCACTGCGACGCGGTGAGCCGACAGGAGGAGGTCGTCGTCAAGCCGTTCGAGGGTATCCTCTCGGGGATTCCAGGGCTCTCGGGCGCGGCGGTGCTGGGCGAGGGAGACGTCGTGACGATACTGGACGTTGAGACGCTATGA